The window GTCACGGTCACTTCCAGACACTCAAAAGAAGGTCTCAAACAGGGAGGGCAGGACATGCAAGCAAAGGTAACACCAGGGAGACCTTGGGATGCTGTGGAGGGCAGAAGAGGGCACTAGCAGAGCAGGCTGAAGTGAGTGACAGGCTCTGCTGTCCCAGCCTGAGGTCACGCATGCAGCAACAGTGCCCAACTCCTGTAGTGATACGTGGCACAAGGAAGTCAGAAACTTCCGGCAGATCTGCAGCGCTGCAGaactggtagaaaaaaaataaatctaaacaTATAAAGTCTCAGCTAGTCAGAGCAGGCAGGTCTAGCTCCTAACTCCATCCCACTAAAACAAAGGCAGGGGTCTAAATCAGCGCAAACAATTACGCCTCCCTCTGATCCAGAAAAGCCACAAGTAAGCTTTACAGGAAGGGCATAATTCAGAACTGTCCATTCCCTGGGATACAGCCCAAGTAACAGCAAGGACATTCCAGCCTGTCCCAGTTAAATGACCTGAGATCAGCAAGGATTTATAGTCCTCAGCACACTCCAAATAGCACCAATATATTGGCTGCCACCTCTCCACATTCACTGAGCGGCGCTTCTGGGCAAGGAGAGCACGATCAGTAAGAAATGTGAACAGCACAagagatttttcaaagcaggagcagaaaaTCCTGTCTTTAATGAGCAACCCCACAGGGAACTAACAGCCGTATTTTATATGGCAAAGTTAAGTACAgtagaaatttatttctttagagtTAGTAACGAGGCACGGCAAAGAATCAGAGGAATCCCAGGCAAATCCTACAGGATAGAAGAACacaacaaaacataaaattaaaccCCACACAAACCTTGCGTTTTTCCATTCTCTTCCATCTCAGCTGGGCATTTGCAGCAGCCATGGCTTCCACCACAAAGGTCGTAGTCATATAGCTACAGAGAAAGGAATTCAATTGATATCATCAATAACAGTCAAGAACTGTCActgcagagagatggagaaTTATTCCCATCTGTTTGTAGgagcaaaaaaacaaacaaaaccaacccttTTGCCAGCTCCCCACACACTGTTTTGGTAGTGTTTCATCTCGTTTTATTGCTCCCTTCTGCTCTTGAGATTCAGGTGTTCAAGCAGACCACAAAATGCAATAAAGTATAACACGCCTTCAGATACAATAAGACACTTTAGATATTTGGAAGGCACCTTCCTGGTGCTTCTGTGGGTTGAAGACAGCAAAAGGACTTTGCCCTTTGCTAGAAAGCAagtttccttcctctttttacAGCCTAGGATGAGCACAGTACAATTCTGAAACTCATCTATTAGGGCCTGTGGCAAAGGTACTACAGCCTCTTAAATAATCTTACAAATGGCATCAGAAGCAAAGCAGCAATAGAAGAAGGAGAGATCACACATGCATGCAAATACACTTTGCTGGAGGCCAGGGGAAAGGCTGTTCAGGGAGACAGCGAGAGCCACTGATGGAAGGAATGTCATTATCTCAGCTAAAAACTGTCCTCTgatattaataaatttaaaaaacccctcaaatcAATCTTATTTAAGGCTTTACAGTGGTTTCTCACTGCTTTAGGAGCCAGACTCGCTTATCGAGCTCAAATGAGAGATTAGTTTTGcaagaataaaagaaagtgCTGAGGTCTGTGTGGCAATTTCCGCCCCGACTTTTCCTGCACTGAAGGTGCCCAGCGGGCACGAGGAAGTCACAAGCACCAGAACAAAAGCCACAGAGCAATGCAGCTCCCAAGGCACGTACTCCTTTGAGCTGCACCTTTTCAGTTTAATCCAGTGCAGTTCTGGTACACAGGTTTGGAGCTTTGTGCTCTTCTGCTGACCTTGAAGGATTTTCTGTTGGTGCTGAGCTTCATACATTGAATTTATGCTTTTATACTAATGTAGCTAAAAGGAATTGCTTACAAAGCTCCCAGTTACTGGTACCCCACAGTTTACAGCATCCAGCTCAGGGGTGAGGCACTAAAAGCATTACTACAGCCAGTAATGACCATACAGTTCCTCTGTTTAGCAGCATCTAACAGATCCCAAAGGCTCTGGCTCAAAACTAAAGGCACAttcaggctgagagagctggttATTGACAAGGCTGGGACTTCAAAATTCCATTCTTACAAATGGCAGGAGgggattttggttttattttaaaaattcttggttttattttaaaaccaagcAAGAAGAGATTCACAGCCCATCAGAAGATGGCAATTCTATCAATAGCTCCTCAGACACCAGCGCTGTATCCACAGCCTTCAGctccatctgctgctccagcctggaggCACCTGGGCAGGAGCTCATGGTGAGCCAGTGGGAAAATCAGGAGAGCAGCTCCAAGGTCTCAAGTAGTGAAGGTCTGGAGGGGATAAGATAGGCCTGGCTATACaggaatttgttttcctgacactcctgcagctgtgggagcatTGCTAGAAGCCCAGAGAAAGCTTACACACCTGCATCAAAGTCACAGAGCAGAAGCATTACCCCATGTCACCTATGACACGAGTGGTGTTTGGGGAACTGATCCAGACAGAGGCAAGCATGGAATGTATCCACAGCGAGGACAAAAAAGGAAACTGGGAGAAAGGTCCTAGAAGACTCTGCACTGGAGGAAAAGTCTTGCCCATCAGTCAGGAAATGGGATGTAGCACCATACTGCAGGCTGTCAGGAGGTGCATCCCTCCAAATCAGGGCAACACCACTGCAGAGACCAATCCTcaaggagcagagcacaggaaagcagcaaaagTCAACATGGTCCTCACAGCCCCACCCAGCTGAACCCCCCTCCAAACCCCCAGGGACGCACACTCGTGTCCTACCTCATAAATCCCAGGAACATGAGGAGGATGAGGCTGACGAGCCACCCTGCTGTCGCAAAGGCCTTTGGCATCGTGAGGGCTCCTGTCCCCACGATGAGGTTGAACATGTAAACCAGGCCAACCTGCAACCAGCCACATGATCCAGCATCAGAGCGTGCCAGGAATCACCCAGAACACCTCACACATGCACTGACTCACACAGAGAGGGCAATCCTGGAGCGGGCAGGGTGGGAGCAAGAAATAACTAGAGGAGGGGACTGATAACCAAAGGGAACAAAGTGAGTGTCAGCACATTTCTGGAAAAACTGCtattcctctcccttttcctaattattttaaaatattttttctttctattctaACTTTTAAATGAGTTAGAAAGCATAGgagctttttatttgtttgttttcaaatcacTGCCTTCTACCAGAAGGTCTACACTGTGGGCTGGGGTCTCTCCTtgttttccaacctgaactCAAGCAGTTACAACTGTGCACCTGAGTTATCCTTCAGAAGTGCTTGTTCTTCTTTATTCTTACTCAAGCAGGAAATATCCAAAAAGAATTCTAATTCAAAGCCTACTTGACATTTTACCAGTAAGCAGCTGAGCACCTTCTGAAGAAGGGATTTTACTTCCTGAAGGGAAAGGATTTTATCTTCTCTGGCAATGAGCTTTTTTACTGCCCAGGGACAAAAGAGAACTCTGCACCTGGACAGGATCCCCCAGGCTATGCACTTAGCTGAATTCAAGATCAAAAATTGCCACAAAGTTGTTGTGCTTTGGgggctttattttaatataggTCAGAATCTCTCCAGAGGAGAGCCAGTAAAGAACTGTCTCTGAGCACACTTTTGTGGGTGTGGAACAATTAACATCAGGAGAACTATTCCCCAGGGACCCTGCAAGCACTTCACTGGCATAAGCACAGCAAATTCATCTTGTGCTGAACCTCCCAGAATGATGATTTTCCTTAACTTTGGTCAAGCAGGCAGAGACAAGGATGATGCCCATGAGTTCAGTCTGGTCAGACATCTTCAGGGAAAGGGAACAGTCACAGCCTTTGAGATTACTCCAGGAAATTCATGCAACACCAACTTAACAACATAAGAGCAGGTGACACTAATCCTTGAGGGTCCAAACGTCCCAGTTACTGTCTCAGTTCTCCATTTTCTCAGCTGTGTCCTATTTCTGCAGCCTAATATCCTGTTCTCCTAAATTCAATCCTTATCATGGGGATGaaagttttaaagcatttaaaagccAACACACAGATTTCAGGGCTGATTCTGTATCTAGTGagttcacttcagaaaaaaaaaaaaaaacccaaccaaaacatGTTTGCaaagttctgtttttaaaagctgacaTTTTATGAAGACTTGTGGCTATGAAAACCAGTATTTCCAGTAACATAGGAAAGCAGTAATTGGCCCTGGAGTTGCACCAGCCACCACattacaggaaagaaatatcCTGACTGCTAATTTTAAGTGAAGTGgtttaaaacaaattactgcAACAGCTACAATTAAGTAAACTTTGAGAAATTCAGGGGAAAGCTTATATAAAGTAACAAAACGTAAGAAAGTGGCATAGTTTTAATGTCACAGTTCCTCCAGTTTATGCTGCTTCACATTACGCTGTGGattgaggaaaaaagtaataaaatacaaGGAAAGTGGGTAAAAGGATGGAAGAGCTGGTGTGGGACATTAAGCACTTTTTAATCTATACTTTAGGCAGACATCATCCCTTTATTTCAGTTACAGTAATCTCTGATATAAAAAACCCTCCATTAACTACAAACACTAAGCATTTTTAACTACCCTTTGACCACCATCATCTCCTGAAACACTGAGGTTATGCCCATGGGGAAGTGGGAACTGAAAACACAATGCTGAGGGAagagtattttgaaaaaaagaacaacttgTGAGCAAACCCACAAGCAGTAGAACTTACATATGGAGAGTAAAGCTCTCCAGTGTCAGTGATGCCCCCTGCCATGATGGAGACGGAGGGGAggcccagagcacagccaggagggtGTTTTCAACTTCTCTTCCCTTTAACCTGGGGAAACACCAgaaaattttgttatttttgctaGAAAGAGGAGGAACTCACCAGTCAGCTTTTGTACATCAATCTTCTGGCACTTGAACAGAGTTCAGCAGGACCTTGCCCTTCGGACAGACCCCACTCACCAGCACCACTGGGTCCAACACTCTGTGAGTTTTCATACCTGTTAAACCAGTTTAAAAGCAACCAAAAGGCCCTGCCCTTTCACAGCACGTGATGACCAAACTTCACCTTCCCCAAACAGCCAGAGGGGCTCTTTCATATACTAAAACCTCAAGAGGAAGAATGACTGCCTTTAGGATGAGCTcacactgctgcttctcatgCAGCTACTACTCTTTTCAAGCACGTGCCTACTGCACATCAAAGAGCAAAAACCAGCCtacagtctctcctcataaaTCAAGTACAGAAATAAGCAGACAAATTAAAACACTGCACCTATTAAAGACACGCCAAGATGTTTTTCACGTGCCAAGGTTTCCAAAGCAGAAGTAtttggggaaagagaagaaagtggaATAGTTTCAATGTCACAGTTCCCCCAGTTTATGCCGGTTCATGTGATAATTAGGGTTGATGAAAACATTAATGAAATACAAGGAAAATGGGTAAAAGGATGGAAGAGCTGGTGTGGGACATTAACCAGTTTTTAGCACTTCTAGATCTATAGTTTAGGCATTGTccctttattttattgaaagtaAACTGATATAAAAAAGGGTGGAGGGGGGAACCAAAGCCTCCTGAAAGGTTTCAGTGTCAGTAATTAGCCACAGTAGAACTGTTTAAGGGCTTCGTACTTCTATATGTGCTCCTACTCAGCCACGCAAACTGGGACAAATCATCAGCACGAGCTTCACAGGGTAAGAGCAccactaaaaaaacaaacagttgtaagctggcacacacacactggaTGACAGAAATCActctggcagcacagctcagaatGGTCATAACTGGACCAGCCTCAGGAGAAGAGGCCAAACATCATCTTTTATGACAGACCTGGGCTCAAAACGCAGCAGCCGAGCTTGGCAGACAGGCAGCAAGAGCAGGGGTGTGCTGACAGACAGCCCGGGGCACGGCCGGGACAGGAGCCCGTGCAGGGCCCTCACCCAGCCCGGGTGGACCGACCCCAGGGCCCGGGACCCCGCGAGGCCTCCAGAgccccccggccctgccctaCAGCCGGAACGCCGCTCGCTCACCCCGCCCTGCCCGGGGGAACCCCGCCCGCCCCACAGAGACACCACAGCCCGCGGCCTCCTCACCCCGCCCGCTGCACCCCCGCCCCACTCGGGACCCTCCTCCCCAGGCCTCTCTCAGCCCGCGGGGCCCCTCCCCAGCCTTCGCCCCCACAGGCTCTCCCCGGGACGCCCCTCAGACCCCTCGAGGGCGCCGTCGGCCCCGTTTCCCCCGGGTCCCGCCCCGGGTCGCCCCCGCTCCCTCACCGGCGGCGGCTCGTgccggcggccccgcccccgccgcgcgGGGGGCACTCACGGCGCACGCCCGGAACCTTCCGCGCACGTGACCTGCTCGAGGGGCGGGGCGGAGAGGAAAGCGCCGAACAGCGATTGGGTGGTGAGAAGGGGCGGGGCCAGGCAGGGGCGCGGCCAGAAAAGGGTGGGGTTGTGAAGGTGACGGGGCGGGGCCTGATTGGGCGTGGTCTAAAAAGGGGGCGTGACCGGGATGGAAAGGGGCGGGGCGGGAAAGGGCAGAGGCGTGTTCAAGACGGGgcaggggcggggccggggtaAACACACCGATAGCCATTGGCCCGTGGGAAGGGGCGAGGCAGGGTAGGGGCAGAGGCGGGGCAAGAGGGGGAGGAGCCAAAGGGGGCGGGGCGAGGGGGTATGGTGGAGGCGGGGTCATGCAGAGGCGGGGCGATGACGTAAGGCAATTGTGTTGGCTCTGCGCATGCTCGGAGGGCGGCGCGGCAGATCCACGTGACGGGCCGGTGGCGGTTCCCGCGGTCCCCGCGGtcccggagcccccccggccccggggtCCCCTCGGGCACCCTGGTGTGGGGGATCGGCGTGACCTGCGCTCCCGAAAGGCTCCAGGCAGCGCTGCCCCCTCCCTCGGCCTCGCCGCAGAACGGAGCGGGTCGCTGGGGCTCTTTCTCGGTGCCGAGGCCATGAAGATTAACCAGGACACGGTGCTGCGAGGGAAGAAGGTGGCGCTGGTGCCCTACACCGCCGCACACGTGCCCCGGTACGTGGCTCGTGTCCTGCTCGGTCTGATTTCACTTCTCTCTGAAGTGAGTGTGATGGTCAGAGGGGGCTGGGCCTCTTCCCTCTGTTAATCACTCCCGGGAAGGCAGTGAGTGTGCCCTCCGTGCCCGGCTGTGCTCTGTGCCGGCTCTACTGAAAGGGATAACTTTATCTGTGCCATTGAGTATACCcgtggaaaaggggaaatacCTGCCTGTCAGTGAGTGAACACCAGCCGTTCTCCTGTTCGTTGATGCCTTTCCCTACTGACAGTGTAAGagcaaaaaaagccacaaagctTAAATGTGTGGATGTTTGATACATTAGGTGTGCAGGTTTGTGAAGTGCTGGCCTGGATAGCTGCAGCCTCAAAGATGCCAGTATTGATGTTTTTGTCAGCGTCCAGGAGGGATGAAATGCACAGGAACCCAGTGCTCTCAAAAACACCCAGTTTGCATTGGGCACTCTTCAGGCAAAGCCACTGAATTTCCACAGAGAGCCCTGATTCCTATGttagaaaagggagagaaggcTGTGGACACTTTTAAGTTGCCACAAAGGCTGGGCTGATGCTTCCAGAGCTGGTTTATGCCCCGATCCTCAGGTTGTTGGGGGAGATCCACCcgcagtgctgcagctggggcagTGACGTGGCTCTGGGTCCCTTGTCAGGTACCACGAGTGGATGCAGTCGGAGGAGCTGCAGCGCCTGACGGCCTCGGAGCccctcagcctggagcaggagtACGAGATGCAGCGCAGCTGGAGGGAGGATGCTGACAGTGAGCACCTGAAATGTTCTCTAAGGAAGGGTAGAAGTGGTGGGCAGGCCCTTTCCGTCCTGGGAAGGACCCACAGTGAGCTGTAAGTCTCCTCTGAACCAGAGGAGATGTGAGACCCTCTACAACAGCAGCTTTGGACTGGCTTTCTGTTATATATAAACCATGTCAGGGAACTAGAGAATGTCCAGGGCTGCTGGTGTCCTTTTTATgtagtttttttaaagattacaGTGAATTACTTCCCACAGCATTATGTGCTGAGCTGATCCTGCACAGCCAGCACTCCCCAGGTCTGATCATTATAAAAAAGTGGAAAGAGGTTGTATTTTTCCTTGAGAAATCCAGTGATTTTTATAATCATCTGCTTGAAGCAACTGAATTGGTTCCCTGACTCTCCTACAGGTAACAAATCCCTGCCCATAAAAGCCTGGTAGAAATGTAGTGAGCTAGAAAATACTGAAGCTGGCAAAGACCCCAGTCCAGAGTATTTGTCTTACTCAAAGCATTAAAAGCCTTACTCAAAGCAGTAATAACATGGACCAGATGAATCACTAGGTCTCAGCCTCTTGTGGACCAAACAATTCTTTGCCCAAACTTGCTGCTGAGTGAGGCAAGGCAAGGAGACCTCAGACATGGGATGGACGTTTTCATGCTCCTTAAAACATGCTGCTTCTAGTCTTGGTGTCTTTGTCACCCTCACAACGGgttttcccaaatatttctcACATTTCTATGGTTGGGAGCAGGCACACTTGGCGTGGGAAACCCAGTTATTAGCTCTTCCTCGCTGTTAATGTGTGGAAGCTGTTGTTCATCTGACCGTTACCCGCATTTAGTTTCATTCTTCATTGATTTGGGGATAATGCTCAGCATGCCCTGAGAATGCTGCCTCTTTCTTGTCTTCCCCAGAGTGCACCTTCATCGTGCTGGACGCGGCACGGTGGCCGGGACAGGCGGAGGAGGAGTCCTGCATGGTGGGGGACGTGAACCTCTTCCTCACCAACGCCGAGGATCCGACCCTGGGAGAGGTTGAAATTATGATTGCAGGTCAAGTTCTGCTTCATAGCTTTGTTTCCACGGCTAAAGCCAGCTGCAGACAGGTGTTACATGCAGCAGCTTTTTATTCTCATGCTTTACAGTGGCTGTTCAGCCCTGATGAGACCTTTGTCTGTCCAGGTCACAGTCTCCTCTGAAAAGTGTCTGGTGTGGCTGATTTGTCTCCCATAAGTGGATGCTGACTCTGTGACTGTCTCTTTCAGAGCCCTGCTACCGAGGCAGAGGGTTTGGCAAGGAGGCAACTCTGCTGATGATGGCCTATGGTAAGGGTGGCTCAGTGCACAGGAACAGGAGTGCAGGCAGCCTGTGATCAAGAAGCACATACTCCTAGTGATTCAGACAGGGTAGTAAGGGATGCATCTGCCCCAAGACTGGAGTCCTCTGCTTTTATAGAAGCCAAACTAGTGATAGAAATGCTTCTCTGATTTCTTTTGCAGGAGTGAGAAGCCTGGGGATCACCAAATTTGAGGCTAAGATTGGTCAGGAAAATGAAGCCAGTATCTGCATGTTCAAAAAGCTTCACTTTAAGGAG is drawn from Chiroxiphia lanceolata isolate bChiLan1 chromosome 19, bChiLan1.pri, whole genome shotgun sequence and contains these coding sequences:
- the NAT9 gene encoding N-acetyltransferase 9, with the protein product MKINQDTVLRGKKVALVPYTAAHVPRYHEWMQSEELQRLTASEPLSLEQEYEMQRSWREDADKCTFIVLDAARWPGQAEEESCMVGDVNLFLTNAEDPTLGEVEIMIAEPCYRGRGFGKEATLLMMAYGVRSLGITKFEAKIGQENEASICMFKKLHFKEVAVNSFFQEVTLKLDVSDQERRWLLEQTNHVEEKSYTELKRPVGVLET